In the Ficedula albicollis isolate OC2 chromosome 22, FicAlb1.5, whole genome shotgun sequence genome, one interval contains:
- the YKT6 gene encoding synaptobrevin homolog YKT6, with amino-acid sequence MRLYSLSVLYKGDPKVHLLKAAYDVSTFNFFQRSSVQEFMAFTSQLITERSALGSRASVKEQEYLCHVYVRSDGLAGVVIADNEYPQRVCFTLLDKVLDEFSRQVSKMDWPSGSPATISYSALDGYLSKYQNPRDADPMTRVQAELDETKIILHNTMESLLERGEKLDDLVSKSEVLGAQSKAFYKTARKQNSCCEIM; translated from the exons ATGAGGCTCTACAGCCTAAGTGTCCTTTACAAAGGTGACCCCAAAGTGCATTTGCTCAAAGCTGCCTATGATGTGTCCACCTTCAACTTCTTTCAGAGATCCAG TGTGCAGGAGTTCATGGCGTTCACGAGCCAGCTGATCACGGAGCGCTCGgcgctgggcagcagggcctcGGTCAAGGAGCAAG agTACCTGTGCCATGTGTATGTCCGGAGCGACGGGCTCGCTGGAGTGGTGATTGCAGACAATGAATATCCACAGCGGGTGTGTTTCACTTTGCTGGACAAG GTGCTGGATGAGTTCTCCAGGCAGGTCAGTAAGATGGACTGGCCCTCAGGGTCACCTGCCACCATCAGCTACTCTGCCTTGGATGGATATCTCAGCAAATACCAG AACCCCCGGGATGCTGACCCGATGACCCgagtgcaggcagagctggacgAGACCAAAATCATTctg CACAACACTATGGAATCACTGCTGGAGCGTGGGGAGAAGCTGGATGACCTGGTCTCCAAATCGGAGGTGCTGGGGGCACAGTCCAAAGCCTTCTACAAAACG GCCCGAAAGCAGAATTCCTGCTGTGAAATCATGTGA